A genomic window from Carassius auratus strain Wakin chromosome 19, ASM336829v1, whole genome shotgun sequence includes:
- the LOC113119238 gene encoding C-type lectin domain family 4 member F-like: MSESIYANVNSDITCDMDRGTKASHTPQQSGSDSVQIRRFRTTAVCSLLLYVLLLTAVIVLCVYIHTKNTTYTEETHKLLTKINNLTEQSDLLLTKNINMTNEMNGLLIKNEILTKQRDQFNQERNNLQKIINETEGWVHPTFSLYFMSSMKKSWTESRRDCTERGADLIIINNREEQDFVTKITDKGEFWIGVTDAKEEGRWKWVDGTSVKSGFWASSGHITEPNGGRRENCAVTYLKRHPELIGWIDADCNGAYQWICEKRSRP, from the exons ATGTCTGAGAGTATTTATGCCAATGTTAACAGTGACATAACATGTGATATGGACAGAGGAACCAAGGCAAGCCATACACCTCAACAATCAG GAAGTGATTCAGTACAGATCAGACGTTTCAGAACAACTGCAGTGTGTTCGTTGCTGCTGTATGTTCTTCTGTTGACTGCGGTCATAGTGCTGTGTGTCTACATCCATACAAAGAACACAACCTACACAGAAGAGACACACAAGCTACTAACCAAGATTAACAACCTCACAGAACAGAGTGACCTGCTTCTAACCAAGAACATAAACATGACAAATGAAATGAATGGATTATTAATCAAGAATGAAATCCTGACTAAACAACGAGACCAGTTCAATCAAGAAAGAAATAACCTGCAGAAGATTATCAATGAAACAG AAGGATGGGTACACCCTACTTTCAGCTTATACTTCATGTCGTCAATGAAGAAGAGCTGGACTGAGAGCAGAAGAGACTGTACAGAAAGAggagcagatctgatcatcattAACAACAGAGAGGAACAA GATTTTGTTACAAAAATTACTGATAAAGGAGAATTCTGGATTGGTGTGACTGACGCCAAGGAAGAGGGCAgatggaaatgggttgatggcaCCAGCGTGAAGTCTGG GTTCTGGGCATCCAGTGGACATATAACAGAGCCAAATGGAGGAAGACGAGAGAATTGTGCTGTGACTTATTTAAAAAGGCACCCTGAATTAATAGGGTGGATTGATGCTGATTGCAATGGTGCTTATCAATGGATCTGTGAGAAGAGATCTCGTCCCTAG
- the LOC113120257 gene encoding C-type lectin domain family 4 member F-like isoform X2, translating to MADTYANGDFVRLKYNKQPTSVDEADQCIYGNSDDLDLDPKTKDIADASEHTFSSRKEKDQSCKAVLLAVLSVSLLVALCVLGILYSQLLRSSDLLKEQNRNAAADFEIQQQIPTDSTFERRKYYYFSSEKLNWMESRDYCTRTGGQLVTITGKGDQYNLASKLKEPHWIGLHDLYTEGHWMWVDNTTLTGETFWHKRTAGLSEPDNWTQEDSEGEDCAFLETKSEWFDAQCSKLKKFICEK from the exons ATGGCAGATACCTATGCAAATGGTGACTTCGTAAGGCTAAAATATAACAAACAGCCAACCTCAGTTG ATGAAGCAGACCAGTGCATTTATGGAAACAGTGATGACCTGGACTTGGATCCAAAGACAAAAGACATTGCAG ATGCATctgaacacacattttcatctaGGAAAGAGAAAGACCAGTCCTGTAAGGCAGTTCTTCTTGCTGTCCTTAGTGTCTCTCTGCTCGTGGCTCTGTGTGTTCTGGGAATTCTCT ATTCCCAACTACTGAGGTCATCTGATTTGTTAAAAGAGCAGAACAGAAATGCTGCAGCCGACTTTGAAATACAGCAGCAGATTCCCACAG ACAGCAcatttgaaagaagaaagtacTACTATTTCTCTTCAGAAAAACTCAACTGGATGGAAAGTCGAGATTACTGTACGAGAACTGGAGGTCAGCTGGTCACAATAACAGGCAAAGGGGATCAG TATAATTTGGCCTCAAAGCTGAAAGAGCCACATTGGATTGGACTACATGATTTGTACACTGAAGGACACTGGATGTGGGTGGACAACACAACTCTCACAGGAGAAAC GTTCTGGCATAAAAGGACAGCTGGTCTATCTGAACCTGATAACTGGACACAGGAGGACTCCGAAGGAGAAGACTGTGCTTTTCTGGAAACTAAGAGTGAATGGTTTGATGCTCAATGCTCAAAACTAAAAAAGTTCATCTGTGAAAAGTAA
- the LOC113120257 gene encoding C-type lectin domain family 4 member F-like isoform X1, with product MADTYANGDFVRLKYNKQPTSVDEADQCIYGNSDDLDLDPKTKDIAGASQYASEHTFSSRKEKDQSCKAVLLAVLSVSLLVALCVLGILYSQLLRSSDLLKEQNRNAAADFEIQQQIPTDSTFERRKYYYFSSEKLNWMESRDYCTRTGGQLVTITGKGDQYNLASKLKEPHWIGLHDLYTEGHWMWVDNTTLTGETFWHKRTAGLSEPDNWTQEDSEGEDCAFLETKSEWFDAQCSKLKKFICEK from the exons ATGGCAGATACCTATGCAAATGGTGACTTCGTAAGGCTAAAATATAACAAACAGCCAACCTCAGTTG ATGAAGCAGACCAGTGCATTTATGGAAACAGTGATGACCTGGACTTGGATCCAAAGACAAAAGACATTGCAGGTGCCTCTCAAT ATGCATctgaacacacattttcatctaGGAAAGAGAAAGACCAGTCCTGTAAGGCAGTTCTTCTTGCTGTCCTTAGTGTCTCTCTGCTCGTGGCTCTGTGTGTTCTGGGAATTCTCT ATTCCCAACTACTGAGGTCATCTGATTTGTTAAAAGAGCAGAACAGAAATGCTGCAGCCGACTTTGAAATACAGCAGCAGATTCCCACAG ACAGCAcatttgaaagaagaaagtacTACTATTTCTCTTCAGAAAAACTCAACTGGATGGAAAGTCGAGATTACTGTACGAGAACTGGAGGTCAGCTGGTCACAATAACAGGCAAAGGGGATCAG TATAATTTGGCCTCAAAGCTGAAAGAGCCACATTGGATTGGACTACATGATTTGTACACTGAAGGACACTGGATGTGGGTGGACAACACAACTCTCACAGGAGAAAC GTTCTGGCATAAAAGGACAGCTGGTCTATCTGAACCTGATAACTGGACACAGGAGGACTCCGAAGGAGAAGACTGTGCTTTTCTGGAAACTAAGAGTGAATGGTTTGATGCTCAATGCTCAAAACTAAAAAAGTTCATCTGTGAAAAGTAA
- the LOC113120177 gene encoding glycine-rich cell wall structural protein 1-like, protein MLCRKGRRLRRKYSSEVCDGGVGVGDGGVGDGSGSDGVGGGVDVVGGSGGGIGDGGGSDGVAGSGGGIGDGVVGVGDGGGVGIGDGVDDGGGGGSEGVGVEGGIGDGVDGGGVGDGGSEGVGVDGVGGGIGDGVDGGSVGGVVDGGGSNCVGGIGDGGGSGGGGIGESDSNIM, encoded by the coding sequence ATGCTCTGCAGAAAAGGCAGAAGGCTGAGGAGGAAGTACTCATCAGAAGTCTGTGATGGTGGTGTTGGTGTTGGTGATGGTGGTGTTGGTGATGGTAGTGGTAGTGATGGTGTTGGTGGTGGTGTTGATGTTGTTGGTGGTAGTGGGGGTGGTATTGGTGATGGTGGTGGTAGTGATGGTGTTGCTGGTAGTGGTGGTGGTATTGGTGATGGTGTTGTTGGTGTTGGTGATGGTGGTGGTGTTGGTATTggtgatggtgttgatgatggtggtggtggcgGTAGTGAGGGTGTTGGTGTTGAAGGTGGTATTGGTGATGGTGTTGATGGTGGTGGTGTTGGTGATGGTGGTAGTGAGGGTGTTGGTGTTGATGGTGTTGGTGGTGGTATTGGTGATGGTGTTGATGGTGGTAGTGTTGGTGGTGTCGTTGATGGTGGTGGTAGTAATTGTGTTGGTGGTATTGGTGATGGTGGTGGTAGTGGTGGTGGTGGTATTGGTGAAAGTGATAGTAACATAATGTAA